CACGTACTCGAAATCAAGCCAACACATTGAAATAGATGGAGTAATACATATTTTTACATTATCAGTGTAATTAACATGCGATAgtaatttaattattatttttaaaattatatattctTACACATTTTTTACACTATCAATATAAATATTCAGTCGTGAATAATACTTAAACTTTTCTAAgatgagggtctatcggaaacaacatTTCTACCTtacaaaggtagaggtaaggtctgcagaCATCTtaacctccccagaccccaccggTAGGATCACATTGGGTTTGTTGAATAGTACTTAAAACTCTAAGGGTCGTTTGGTTCAGGAGATAAGGAATATCCCAGGATTAAGTATAATAAAGTATAAATTTTACACCTTATACAATCAAACTTCGTATAACACTTTATATAATCAACTTCGGTATTATTTTATCCCATTTGTaggtgggataaattagtccaatCCCAGTACTATAATTCCAAAATAATTTAATTAgctaaccaaacgacccctaagttaAGTTTATAAAAAGTGCGCTATCTTCACAAATCACAAAAGAGACTAGGAGTCCTCTTCGCAACTTATTGAACAAATAAAAATTCTTCTCACCTGTGGCTGTTATGATATTTCAATTCCAAGAAAGTCTGTCTAATTTGGAAAATAGGGTGTAACTGCAAAAGCCGCACGTAGACGGAAATTGCGGGACAACAAAGAAGAAGACCCTAAACGTCTTAAATTGGTCACTTCCTTAGCTCACAAGTCGCAAAGTCTAACAATAAACCCAAACGCTTCACTCACACTGATCATGGGAAACACACTGCCAAAAATCGGCCAAACTCATTCAGAAAATACCCAACAACGAGAATTGCAAGTGACAGAATTACCAGATGAATCTCAACCATTCACCTGTGAAATTTGTATCGAGCCTATGTTGTTACCCAATAAAAAATTCAAGAATCAAAATCACTGTGTTCATCCTTTCTGTATCGACTGTATTGTAAAATACATCTCCGTCAAGCTTGAAGACAACGTTGGCGAAATTCCATGTCCGTCTTTAAATTGTAACCAATTTTTGGACCCAATTTCTTGTCGGAATCTTGTGGGTCCCCAGCTGTTTGTTAAATGGTCTGACGTGTTATGTGAGTCCGCTGTTTTAACGTTGGCGCAGTGTTACTGTCCGAATCATAATTGTTCGGCTTTGATATTGGATGAGTGTGGTGAGAATGCTAAGCGatcacagtgcccaaattgtaaGAGGTTTTTTTGCTTTCAGTGTAAGCTTCCATGGCATGCTGGATTTCAGTGTGATGAGAGTAGGGAATTAAGGGACAGAAACGACGTCGTTTTTGGTGTTGTTGCTGAGCGTAATAAGTGGAAGAGGTGTCCTCAGTGTCGTCACTTTGTTGAACTTATTGAAGGTTGCAAAATTGTTAAATGCAGGTTAGTTTTAATTTTGCTTTTTCCTAAATAATTTTTGTTAGCCTTTGCTTAGGGTTATATGTTAGTAAAGGTATATGAAAGGTTTAATCTTGAAAAAGGCAAGACAATTAAAAAGCATATATTTATAGGTTAAACCTTCTGGGGTTTGGATTATATGGGAGTTTTAATTTTTGCACATTATTTTGGTATTAATTGCAAAATTTTGTGAACCCTATAGTAGTAGTTCTTTCAATTTATTGAGAAGAATTGGGGAGAAACATGTTGGAAATATACTTGAGTGAATAGAAGTGTGCTCCTTTTTTGAGATGGCTGAAAAATTCAACATGGTATTAGAGCATATAGAGGTTTCGAGTTTCACTGCCACCCCTGATCAAATATAATTTCCACGTGCTTGGCTGGTGAAAAAGAATATCGCGAGGGGCAATTTTGAAGACATAACTAACTAAATAAAAGTATGTTCTGTTAAATCGCTTAACAAGACAATCATGCAAATATTTAATATTGGAATTGGTAAGCGGAAGTTTGGGATTGAAGCACAGCTAACTGATTGATAAGGTTTTAACTCCTGGAGAATGTGGACAGAAAAATCAGGATTTTGGGGACTTGCATTTAGCTATtataaccaaaagaaaaaaataaagattgTAATATTGAACCCTCCTACTGCATCCATGGCTTGATGGCTCCCCCAAAAGCTGCTGCTTGGCAGCTGAACCCTTAGCTATCAATGGTAAAGGTTACTTAATAATCTTGTCTCTCAATGTATACAGAGTTAGTAAATTTTAAGGCATGTATATCTTCTTTGTGGCATTCCAGTATCTGCTTAATGGGACTTGAAAATGGTGCAATATTGATTatgtgaaccaggaattgcctatTTCTGTATTTTCACAGACGGGTGAATTGCTAATATACTGTTGATTAGTGAGCTTCAAACTAAGGCATGAAAAGGCTTATAATCCTTGCAATATAAATGTTCTACAATGTTAGGCTACAACTATGAGTTGTCTGTAGAAGCATTCAGTAGTTTTCTGAGTGGACTTGTAAATCTCCATTATGTGCGGAAGAATTATCTTATTCGTGGTAAGAAATTAATATGAGGAGAAAATTATCTAATATATCTCTGATGCAACCTAATTCAGCCGAGCGTTCTCAGTTTCCACTTGTCTGAGAGTTCAATTGCTATATTTTTCTCTGTTGACATTAATAGGTGTTGATCATATCAACCGTTATAGAGAGGACAAACTGAGCATGAGGACAACATAACATTTGAATTCCCTAAATTAGATCATTTGTCTGCTATGTTTAATGTTGATCTGCAAAATATGATCTCGTTAATGGTCCAATCAATTTTTCCTCCAGACCCTTTCTTCACATGTTTTTCAAGTATTCGGCTCTAATTGAATGCTTATTTCATGACCAATTGAAATGTTTATCCTTTTACTTCTCTCCGGGAAAGAAACATGGGAGAAGATAGGGGATTTTATGTGAGATATCAAGCCTAGCCTTTTTATATTCAAGTTTAGATTTCATCTCCCAGTGGAAATAACTTGcaaaagacaaaaagaaaaaagagctaTGAAGCCAAATAAATGATCTTGGAGGAAACGTAATACATAGTTAATTAGATCTATATTCATACCCGGTTTACTACATAAGATATCAGCATAACTGAGATATTAAGAGTCTAATCTGTTCATATCCTAATTCTGACAATGCTTCTCGTGATTCTGCAAACTGTATATCTTGTCATAATTTAATGCACTCTCCTATGCAATTCCTCCATTCTTCTGGTTTTGTTCAGTTCTTAGGCCTTATAAAGGAACACAGGCCTCAAGAAAGATATCTATTGCGTGAATTTGATTGATATTGTGACACTTGTGCTCTGTTATGATATTGCACTATTTTGGAattcaagaaattaatttttcctGATATTAAACCAGAAGAAGTACAGTtaacaatttcaaaaaaaaaaaaaaaaaaaaaaaaacagaagaagTGGAGAAAGGCTTCAACTGTCAAGTGTTATACTTTGATCTGATTCTATTTTCATGTGGGTGTAGGTGTGGTGCCAATTTCTGCTACAACTGCGGAAAACGAGTTTATCATCACTGGTGTGGTTGTGATTCTGCTTCCAGGTTCTGCATAAGGGTCGTCCAAGTGTTTTCTTGGGCTTTTGTTTTCCTAGCTATCCTTTTCCTCTTCTGGGATTTCCATAAAAGGTCTAAACACTAGACTTGTGTATAGACATTTACTGCTATTACTTTGAGGTTCAGTGAGAAATATTAGAATATTTGCTTCAGTGTGTGCAGTTGAGGCAGAGAAAACAGCACAAACAAGAAAACAGAAAGCACAAGAAAGTTTGTACAGATGGAATTAAGTATATGGTCAATTTCTCATAGATTATTGACTTGCTAATTCAAATTGTCTCAAAAGTCAGCTATGGTTTCTGTTGCTACAAGTTTGCAGCTATTGCATCCCTTTAAACACAATTTTATGTGAAATTTTAAGTTTCTTCCAAGACTCCGCAGTTCTGTATTAGTAGGTATGATTAGCATCTATTTGTGTCTGAATATGTAGTTCTCACAATAATCATACTGTAAATCTCTTTATTATTTTATGCCGAATACAATGTAAAAATGACATTATACGTGTTAGCAAACATGTAACTAACAACACGTAAATGACAAAGCCCTCTTTTACTTGCTTAGTTGAATGAGTATGTCTGTTCTAGTAATGTTTGTATTCTTGATTTTCAATTTACCAGAAACTTTCAGAAAGAACTTTTCTCAAATAAAAGAGGAATTCAAGATTTATTTATACCCTTAAACAAACTCTTTGCACCGTAAGGGCATAATGGCATACTATAACTTAAAACTCTTATACAAGCACAAGTTTATCACCTAATCCTATAATTATtacacattgtactgccaatgcTTCTATATTAGTTCGAGGATAACTTTGCCAGAAATGAAACATCCCTTTTTTGTATTCCATCTGATGTAAGTTACAATAGGTTAGGCCCTTGAGGAAGTTGAGTGACGCAAATGAAATTTCTCGGAAGCTTTCTCCACTGTTCAATAGTTTGTCATCGAGCTGAAACACAAGTAAATTTGAAATTAGGCACTGGAACTCCATTAGTTTAGCTAAGAAAAAAATATTTGACCGCATTGGGTATTTTATTGTTGTTGTAAAAATTATTTGACTAAAAGTGATGAAGTTTTATCCAATTTTTTTATAAATTTGGCTCGAAAGGAAAAACTATACGATTGAAAAAAATAATCATTGCatctaaagaaaaaaaaacagttgAAATTATTATTTTGGAGGCTAAAAATTATGGAGTTCCTTTGCTTCGAAAAAATCATGGATTTTCTGCCAAGTTCTTTTACAAATTTTGGCAcagtaaaaaaaaagaaaaaaaagaaagaagaaaagtaTGTAATTGAAAAAGATAACCATCTCATCTAAGGAAGATATATGACTGTATTTTTTGTCTTGTATATTTAAGAGTTTACACAATGCATGAATGAGGCCTTCTAACTAACCTTAGATATGTTTTATACAATGTGTACATTTAAGTGATATGACCACGTGACAAGTAATTATATTATTGAAAAATACTCGCCTGAAAGTTGATTTTTATTTTGTCTTCCATTCTCACTCGCGTAAAAAGGTTGTCTTCTATGATACTTGCCATGTCAATGTAGGGGCGGCTCATCAAATTTGGTGGCCTAAAGCAAAACTTCGATAAAAGGCTTTAaacttttttaatttaaaaaatacatgtcaaatatatattaattttatttaaagGTATTTTACAATTTTGAGATGCAAAGTTGTTAATACTACAATATTTAATAGATTGCTCTTtataattatttttcaaataGTAATATAACGAACTCATTTAATCTTGAGACTTTGTCTAATGAGCaccttttttaaattttattgaaGTTCGACTCTAGAGCGCTCGCTCGCTCTCTTTTTTGAGTTTAGTAACATAATTCTTAATTCTCTAGCTAATATatttaaacacacacacacacacacacacacacatatatatatatatatatatataattaaaaagcACTATACACCTATAAAGTAAAATGCAAAATCATGAAAATTGTCAAAAATAtgagaaagaaaagaaactaCAAGGTACAAATTTTATTATGAGAGAGGAAAAAACAAGAAAATTGATGTCAAAATGTGAATTTCCAAGGGTTATCATTAATGATATgttaaataattttattttattttatttatttataagtatCTTGTATTTTCTTACCTTAAATGTTCAACATTTTATGAAGAACAATGAAGGCCTCATAACATCCTATTAGAGATCTCACAAAATGGGGCCTAAAAGAGCTGGGGGTCTAAAGCGTTTGCTTTGGTGGCTTGGCCCTTCAGCCGGCCCACTCAATTGCCAGGGGATTGAAGGTATTAATTTGCCAAGTTCATGGTAGTTAATATAAGCAATAGTTTAAATGTATACGCAATAAATGAAACCAAGTTTAACGGTGTTGATGCGTTATGCCATCAAACTAAAGTGAAAATAATCTTCGAATAATATGTGAGATTATTATATCCCATGCTTGATTGAATTTTTTATTTGGCATAAGTAGTTTTGAAATTGTTTATACTATTAAGTCTATAGCTGTggaattatttttataaaaagcACTCATAACTATTCGGGGATCACGAGTTCCAAAATAAAACAACAAATACATGGTTTCCCTTCTCCAACTCTTCTTCCGAAGTCTTTGAAGAAAGACAAAGGTTAAAATTGAAAACATAAGTTTATCTAGTATAAAACCAAGTTCATATTTTTTTATCATATACGAATAAATAATATCCAGTCAATAATTTCATTATTATTTGATCCCGTATTATTGTAATCCTAATAATTAATATGACTTTCTTTCAATCTACTCTCAGTCTCTCTTGGTCAAATGCCACAAGAAAATAGCTATATTCGGATGAGTGATTATTGAATTCGTTAATGCCCTTCGTCAATACGTTTATGGAACCATTGTAGATATTAAAGTTGAACTATTACATCATTGCATGTATGAAGACTTAAATTTGGACTATTTTGGTGAAAATTAATTTCAAACTCTATTTTTTCCTTCTAAATTTCATATCGGAGTTCCATTATATATGACatccttctttttctctctctatatgGTATGCTAAGTTGTTAACTATAGTCGGGGGCGAATTTAGGATATCCGGTATGGGTTTTCAGAAATTTAATAATTTTTGTGCAAATCCTATATTTATATTGAGAAATCCAATAAATATGTATAAGAAGCATCTGTTGGGAACCTAGTAACAAAAATAGGCTCTTGGTCCAGCGACAAAAATGAAATCTGCTAAAGTTTTGCTGCCCTCCTCGATGAGGACTTGATTCCCCTAATTATGCACTTATAAAATACTACATATCTtttaaaatttgattaattaggaaactcataaatttcaaattATTACTCCGCCTCAATAGATATTATTCTACCGTTTCTGTTTGCAAGCACTTGCAACAATTGAAATCCTCTTTCATCGCCATTCGGTTTCAATAATTCAAGTTGACCACTTTATGTAGCTTATTGGCCGAAGCTTGAAATTTGATGCTGACTCAGTGATGATGAGAATTGAGTACAAAACAAAGATTCTGACATAGAATTCCTCAACAGTTTTCCAATTAAGAACATACAAAATGAATACTCCTTCCGTGCTTaatctttttattttaatttaattaaaataatttccacttatataataaaaaagttaattattttttttcacatttatcCCTATTCAGATAAGTGAATTTTTATGTGATCAGAAAAACTATATTAACTAGGTAGCATTTAATTAAAAGTAGTTTAGtcaaacaatttttttaaaagttaatatttttttttaaaaatgtgtTAAAAGATTAAGTGGACATTTATTATGAATTATAAATTAATCATCGttctttatttaatttttatgttatgcttttgggaagACCTTTGTTTGTTAAAGGCAACAACTTTAAGGATAAATTTGTTACTTTCGGTCTTTTCGTTTCTTATATATTTCCGAGAACGACTCAAAACTGAAAAACTACCCAAACCCACGCCGAGAAGCAATTGCTATCCCTCAACTAATAACTATCCACCACGTGGCATTTTTCTATTGGACGTTATTCACCTCCCCTCTAAGCAACCTTCTACTTTTCGGAGACTAGTTTTGGATACATACATATTCTCTCCTATAAAAATAACATAGCAAATGAAACAACTCATAGAAAACGGAAAACACAACTCATAAATCAACAATGGCTTTTCGTTTCTCTTTCCTTTTCCTATTCTCTATCCTCTTAACGACGTCGTTATTAGTGTCCGCTAACGACGATATTTTAATCCGTCAAGTGGTTAACGACGATAATGATCATAATCACGATCATCACTTTACGATATTTAAGAAAAAATTCGGCAAAACGTACGCCTCTAATGAGGAGCATAATTACAGATTCTCGGTATTTAAGGCTAACTTGCGCCGTGCAATGCGTCACCAGCAGCTTGATCCGTCTGCTGTACACGGCGTTACTCAGTTTTCCGATCTGACGCCGGCGGAATTCCGACGGAGCTTTACCGGCGTTAACCGCAGGTTACGGTTACCTTCTGATGCGAATAAAGCTCCGGTTCTTCCAACGGAGGATCTTCCTAAGGATTTTGATTGGAGAGAACATGGTGCCGTCACGCCAGTAAAGAATCAGGTACGTTTCTCTTTACGAAATTGATACGTGCACtattaattataattaagagtTAATGCTCAAAAACATAACTACTCTatttcgcgagtttcacaccctaattattactccctctgttccaatttacgtgtgagtcttttttttttttttttagtttgtctcaaaaaattatctatctttttatatttaaaaataatttaaatttatgAGATCGATTTACCGCTACACAAATATTTAATCTAGTCAGATAATATGGCATAAATTGGAAAGCAGGGAGTAGTTGTTTCGTTTTTCTGAACTAAACACACCTCGAAGCTAACTAGGCCAAATATCAGTTGTTCCTTCTTCCTAACTGAACTATCATATATACTCAAGAAGGTGTATTTTAA
The sequence above is a segment of the Lycium barbarum isolate Lr01 chromosome 6, ASM1917538v2, whole genome shotgun sequence genome. Coding sequences within it:
- the LOC132599212 gene encoding E3 ubiquitin-protein ligase RSL1-like; translated protein: MGNTLPKIGQTHSENTQQRELQVTELPDESQPFTCEICIEPMLLPNKKFKNQNHCVHPFCIDCIVKYISVKLEDNVGEIPCPSLNCNQFLDPISCRNLVGPQLFVKWSDVLCESAVLTLAQCYCPNHNCSALILDECGENAKRSQCPNCKRFFCFQCKLPWHAGFQCDESRELRDRNDVVFGVVAERNKWKRCPQCRHFVELIEGCKIVKCRCGANFCYNCGKRVYHHWCGCDSASRFCIRVVQVFSWAFVFLAILFLFWDFHKSVCS